ACATCTCGCCTTCAACCGGCTTCCCGGGTTCGTTGCTGGTCAATACGGCCAAGATCCAGAACCGCGGCGTCGAGCTGCAACTCCGGGGCTCGCCGATCAGCCGTCCGAATCTGGCGTGGGATTTTGCCTTCAACTTCTCCAAGAACTGGAACAAGGTGCTCGACCTCGGCGGGGTCGATTTCATCAACATCGTGCAGCTATTCGGCACCCCGCGGGTCGATCACCGGCATGCGGTCGGCTATCCGTTGGGCGGCAATTGGGTCCGGAAGGTGGTCAGCGCCCAACTCGATGCTTCCAACCGGCCGATCCGAGGCTCGTCGCTCTGCGACGACGGCAAAGGGGGCACCACGCCCTGCTTCGACGCCGGCGGCAACGCGGTTGCGCCCCGCGTCTACGCCGGGCGGACGACCCCCGATCGCGAGGGGTCGTTCCAGACCAGCGTGACGTTGATGAAACGGGTCCAGTTCTTCACCATGGTCGACTTCAAGCTCGGGGCCTTCATCACCCAGAACAAGGCTCGGGCCCAGTGCCAGATCTTCAAGACCTGCCTCCGCAACTACGAACGAGCGGGCGTCGATCCCGTCGTCCTCGCGAATGATGCCTTCGGATCGACCTTCCGGTCCACCTTCATCGAAGACGCCAGCTTCGCCAAGCTCCGCGAGATTTCCGTCAGCTACACCGTGCCTGAGCGGCTGGCCCGTTCGTTCCGGGCTTCGACCGCCCGGATTACCCTGTCGGCCCGAAACCTCCACACCTGGACGGGTTACAGCGGGATCGACCCCGAAACGTTCTTCGTCGGCGAGCAGTATGTCCGGGTCGATCAGGCCCAGACACCACAGCTGGCCCAGTTCAAGACCACCATCAGCCTCACCTTTTAAGCGACAGGAGCGATAACGATATGATGACTCACTTTCGATTCGAACGCCTCGCCCTGATCGGCTTGATCGGGCTCAGCGCCGGGACCGTGGGTTGCGGCCTGCTTGACGTCCAGACCCAAACCCAGATCACCGAGGAAGCCCTCCAGGATCCGGCCAATGCGCAGTTGATCGTCAACGGCGCGGTGTCCGATTTCGAGTGCGCCCTCGGCGCCTATGTCGTCGGGATGGGACTCTTGTCCGATGAGTTCGAAAGCGCCGGCGGGGCGGCCCTCTTCTTCGACTGGGATCGGCGGACCCAGGAAGCCAGCAGCGGTACCTATGCGGTTGGGAACTGCCTGGCCAGCCAAGTGTCGCTCGGAACCTACCGACCGATCTCGACCGCGCGGTATACGGCGGACAATGCCCTGGCCCTGCTGAACGGCTGGACCGACACGGAGGTGCCGGACCGAAAAGGGCTGATCGCCACCGCACTGGCGTACGGCGGATACAGCAGAATCTTGTTAGGCGAAGGCTTCTGCTCGGCGGCCATCGACCAGGGACCGGAGTTGACGCCGGCCCAGGTGTTCCAGCAGGCCGAGACCAAGTTCACCGAGGCGATTACGGCCGCGACGGCGGCCGGGAAGCCCGAATTGGCCCGGATGGCCACGGTGGGCCGGGCCCGGGCGCGACTCAACCTCGGCAAGCTCGCGGAAGCGGGCCAGGATGCCGGGGGGATCCCGGTCGGCTTCGTCTGGAACGCCAACTACAACGCGGCGGCCTTCCGGAGCCAGAATCAGCTCACCAACATGCACTTCCGGACCAACGGGATGATCGTGTCGGCGCCGTTCCGTAATCTGTCTTTCGGCGGGGTGCCCGATCCGAGGCTCAAAGTGGCTGATGCCGGCCGTCCGTCCTCCGATCCGACCCGGCGGCTGTGGCTGACGTCGAAATATCCACTGCAAGATTCGCCAATCGCGCTCGCGACCGGCGTCGAGGCCCAGTTGATCTTGGCCGAAGCGGTGGGCGGCCAGACGGCCGTCGGCATCATCAATGCACTGCACACCCGGGTCGGGCTTCCGGCCACGTTTGCCAGCACCGATCCGGCCGTGATCAAGAACCAGATTATCGACGAGCGGAGCCGCGAGTTCTTCGCGGATGGCCATCGGTCCTACGACATTCTCCGCTACAACCTGCCGCTCAATCCACCGGCCGGCACGGTGCACCCCCAGGGCGGGAACTACGGCAACCAACGTTGCCTGCCGCTTCCGGACATCGAGCGGAACAACAACCCGAACCTGAGCGCCACTCGATGAGGTAAGCCGCGCGGACCGGGGTGGCCTTACGGCCGCCCCGGCCGCTTTCGCGGCCGCGAACGCAACCGGCCGGCCCTGCTTGCGGATGTCCAAACAGGGGCCCATACTCTCGCATGCCACTTCATTTGCTTGCCCTGGTCGTGGTCGCCCAACAGCCGACCCACCCCACCCCCGACTCGCTGCCGAAGCCGGTCCCCGCCGAGTCATCGGTGGTCACGCCCCATGCGGTCACGATCGACGGCCAGGTGATCCGGTATTCCGCCCGGGCCGGCACCCTGCTCGTCCGGAACGACTCGGCCGCCGCCATCGGGAGCTTCTTCTACGTAGCCTACACTCGGGACGGCGCCGATCTCCGGAAGCGGCCCGTCACCTTCGTCTTCAACGGCGGCCCGGGCTCCTCGTCGGTCTGGCTCCATCTGGGTTCCTTCGCTCCGGTGAAGGTCGAGACCAACGCCCCGTCTTTTACGCCGCCGCCGCCCTACACCGTCAACGACAACCCCCACTCGTTGATCGACCGCACCGACCTCGTCTTCATCGACGCCATGGGGACGGGTTTCAGCCGGAT
This is a stretch of genomic DNA from Gemmatimonadota bacterium. It encodes these proteins:
- a CDS encoding RagB/SusD family nutrient uptake outer membrane protein; the encoded protein is MMTHFRFERLALIGLIGLSAGTVGCGLLDVQTQTQITEEALQDPANAQLIVNGAVSDFECALGAYVVGMGLLSDEFESAGGAALFFDWDRRTQEASSGTYAVGNCLASQVSLGTYRPISTARYTADNALALLNGWTDTEVPDRKGLIATALAYGGYSRILLGEGFCSAAIDQGPELTPAQVFQQAETKFTEAITAATAAGKPELARMATVGRARARLNLGKLAEAGQDAGGIPVGFVWNANYNAAAFRSQNQLTNMHFRTNGMIVSAPFRNLSFGGVPDPRLKVADAGRPSSDPTRRLWLTSKYPLQDSPIALATGVEAQLILAEAVGGQTAVGIINALHTRVGLPATFASTDPAVIKNQIIDERSREFFADGHRSYDILRYNLPLNPPAGTVHPQGGNYGNQRCLPLPDIERNNNPNLSATR